The following are encoded in a window of Gossypium raimondii isolate GPD5lz chromosome 13, ASM2569854v1, whole genome shotgun sequence genomic DNA:
- the LOC105781234 gene encoding NAC domain-containing protein 41: MHEPQICCKSRRLDRCHSLRQKRVGYLPIRLHTRSQDQTVSISNDIPEHDCLKRFLESSIKMRYSDVFNDFQPPISGFKYGKGGHQISLIFLFVDETPIMSQLQIPLGFRFLPTKEEIFCDYLKPIINGDPIPSGVLKAHHIYGANREPWNIFDQDWPESFWVLTKLKKKSKSRIERTAGDGCWLQQFAKEVKNKDDGEVTGYDKYFTYTSKKNKKSNGQWIMHEFSLKDQEAVGLSDLVICEIKNKDAAVVSSGYEESEGEIKKNKKRKLMEVPSDSTNDFATMPVGNQTFDYMAPEVGGFSPFSACLDQQPNPWTSAGVGGNLGVPDYNSHHL; encoded by the exons ATGCATGAACCCCAAATCTGCTGCAAAAGTCGTCGCCTGGATCGCTGCCACAGCCTCCGCCAAAAACGCGTTGGGTATCTACCTATTAGGTTGCACACTAGAAGCCAGGACCAGACCGTCAGTATTTCTAATGACATACCAGAGCATGATTGTTTAAAGAGGTTCCTTGAAAGTAGCATCAAAATGAGGTATTCTGATGTTTTTAACGACTTTCAACCACCAATATCTGGCTTTAAATACGGCAAAGGAG GCCACCAAATTAGTCTCATCTTTCTCTTCGTCGACGAAACCCCGATCATGTCACAGCTTCAGATTCCTTTAGGGTTTCGATTTCTTCCCACCAAAGAAGAAATCTTTTGTGATTACCTTAAACCAATCATCAATGGCGATCCCATACCTTCTGGTGTGCTGAAGGCGCACCATATTTATGGTGCAAATCGCGAGCCTTGGAATATCTTCGACCAAGATTGGCCAGAGTCTTTCTGGGTTCTCACAAAGTTGAAGAAAAAGAGCAAATCAAGAATCGAAAGAACCGCCGGAGATGGATGTTGGCTCCAACAGTTTGCCAAAGAAGTGAAGAACAAGGACGACGGCGAAGTCACAGGGTATGATAAATACTTCACATACACCAgcaagaaaaacaagaaatcaaATGGTCAATGGATTATGCATGAGTTCTCTTTGAAAGACCAAGAAGCTGTTGGTTTGAGTGATTTGGTTATCTGTGAGATTAAGAATAAGGATGCCGCTGTTGTGAGCTCGGGTTACGAAGAAAGTGAAGGAGAAATCAAGAAGAACAAGAAACGTAAGTTGATGGAGGTGCCGTCGGATTCAACAAATGATTTTGCTACCATGCCCGTGGGGAATCAGACATTTGATTATATGGCTCCAGAAGTAGGAGGCTTCTCACCCTTCTCTGCATGTTTAGACCAACAACCAAACCCTTGGACGTCGGCAGGTGTTGGTGGCAATCTTGGAGTGCCTGATTATAATTCTCACCATCTG TAA